AAGAGGTTCAAATTTAAATAATCCCCTTGAACCGTTTCTTATAAGTTGTATATTAATTCCTCTTTTTTCGGCTTCCAAAGATATAACTTTTGCAATTTCATCGGAAAATAATGAAATAGAAGTTGTATCATCGGGTATATATACTTTAACCATGCATTTTTTAATTTAATAAATTAAATTATTTGATTATTAAGTATTTAACATAGGCTGTTAATCTATTATTCCAGCGCTTTTATTATATTTTTAAGATTTTCTATATTCATTTTTCCGTAAATTTTATCGTCAATCATAACGGTCGGACCTGCCCCGCAATTTCCGAAGCAATAAATATACTCTAAAGAATATTTTCCGTCATTTGAATAATAAACGGCATCCGCATCATTTTTAACCGAATTTGCCCTTAAATCAAATCCAAGGTTTTTTTTAATGTAATCGGTAGTTTCTTTTACGCCTAAAGCATGGCAGCTTTCGGACAGGCATACCTTTATAGTATGTTTAGCGGGCAAAGAAAATTTAAAGTCTTTATAAAAGGTGATAAAGCCGTAAACTTCGGCATTGGACATGTTTAGCCTTTCGGCAATTAAAGAAATAGACTTTTGCGGAATATACCCAAATTTATCGTTAAGTCCGTGAAGTATTTTTAAAAGCAGGCCGACATCCGCACCGCCGTTGTAATCTTCTTCTATTGCCGATATAATTTGTTCAACCGTCGGTTCCATGTTTATATTTTATAATCTTTTTTTCTTTTTTTCCATAGCAGCCACAAAAAAATAGCAATAAATAAAGCCGAGATTATTATGATTAAACCGTAATAGCCAAAACTTTCTATTGACGGAATATATTTGAAAAAACGGCTGCCTAAAGCATAACTCCCGTATCCCCAGAAAAGTATCCATAAAGCGGCGCCGGCAGAATTATACAAAAGAAACCGCTTCCAGTTCATTCCCGCGCTTCCCGCAATTATTCCGTTTAACTGACGCGCTCCTTCGATAAAACGGGCGATTAAAACAAAGCCGCCTCCGTAGCGGTTAAAAAATACCATAGCTTTTGCATATCTTTTATGCGTTAATCCAACCTTGCCCCCGTAACGCGCAAGCAGTTTCTCCGCCCCAAAATAACCTATAATAAAACCTATGTTGTCTCCGATGACCGCGCCGCACCATGCCAGCAATAACACTAAAGTTATATTGAGTCCGCCTTCCGAAGCTATTAACGAAACGGAAATCAAGGTAATCTCCCCGGGCGACGGGACGCCGAAATCTTCAAGCATTATTAAGAAAAAAACGGCGAGATATCCGTAATTATGAATAAAAATATAATGAGTTTTAATAAAATCCTGAATTATTGAACTAAGAGGCATGTTTTATGATATTTCGATAACGGGTTTTGACGCAAAATTACTAAATCAGCGTTTATAACGTTTATAACAAATGGTAAATTAATAAAACCGCGCATAAAAAATTATACAATTTTATATAAAATTTATACAAGCTGTTTTTTGCGCCGTTTTTGCGGCAGCTTAGAATGACTTTTTTATAACGGTTTTTATTGGATATGGATTAAGAATAAGATATTGTTAAATCCCTGACACGGAGATTTAATGACTTTTTAAAAAAATGCGATATACTCTTATTATAAAAATAGCAAGATACCATTTAATAATAATTTATTTAAAATTAACTTCTTTATGTTTGTAGGGTATATAGGTTAATTGCGGAAGTCCGTTTCTTAAATAAAAGTTTTTATTTTATCTCGTTCTTTCAGGCGCTGACCCTGATTGTTTAGTCCGCCGCCGTGAGGGTTATTATGAAAAGTAATAATGATAAACCTGTGGAAATAGCTCAAAATATTTATTGGGTAGGCCATAAGCTAGAACATGACACATTTCAATGCC
The Candidatus Acidulodesulfobacterium ferriphilum genome window above contains:
- a CDS encoding formate dehydrogenase; this translates as MEPTVEQIISAIEEDYNGGADVGLLLKILHGLNDKFGYIPQKSISLIAERLNMSNAEVYGFITFYKDFKFSLPAKHTIKVCLSESCHALGVKETTDYIKKNLGFDLRANSVKNDADAVYYSNDGKYSLEYIYCFGNCGAGPTVMIDDKIYGKMNIENLKNIIKALE
- a CDS encoding DedA family protein; the protein is MPLSSIIQDFIKTHYIFIHNYGYLAVFFLIMLEDFGVPSPGEITLISVSLIASEGGLNITLVLLLAWCGAVIGDNIGFIIGYFGAEKLLARYGGKVGLTHKRYAKAMVFFNRYGGGFVLIARFIEGARQLNGIIAGSAGMNWKRFLLYNSAGAALWILFWGYGSYALGSRFFKYIPSIESFGYYGLIIIISALFIAIFLWLLWKKRKKDYKI